TTTTGCAAGTACCAATAACTGTGCAATCTAAAGCCtgattcgcacgggactaaaTTTCACAGATGTTGGTAAAATTTCCgaaaccacctgtttatgtggtgatttttagtcctgtgtgaaTCTGGTGTAAAAATGCCAGGAATCACAACTAGATATGTGTCAGATTTTTTGGATGTTTAAGTGGTAGCGAAGCAAACCACTCACGGGTCAGAGCTTACGTTGGTTGGGACGGGGTTACAGTGTAGCAGGTGGCTAGGCTTGCTGGAATTACTAGGCACATTGAAGTAGCATCCCCTGGGCCCATGCTGTTCAGTACCATACCGGGCTGCCACATGTTATTGTTAGTATTCTCAGTGCTATGTCTGTTGTTTTGTTGATTCCTGTCATTTAATACTCCTCTGGGCCGATGCCCGGCAGTTTACTGCTATACTAGTTCTGTTTACCCATCTGGAACTATAGCAGCAATTCAGCATGAGAATCATTTTAATGAATTTCAAATAACGGGAACTTTACATGTGACATGAAAAAATAAACCTGTTAAATCTATACTttctaaatattacattttgcTTGTTTCATATCATATTATGAGTGTTTATGCATAAATCTCGATTTACCATACTCACTggctattccagcaaaaattgcTTGTCAAAACACTCCTATGGGCTAATAGTGGAGAAGTGATGTGGGTAGGATGTTTGTGTTGAGTCGCtgtgtgcactgaagcctgtgcaaccaTAATATGCTTCCCTGCCATACATTTTAAgcagtctttttttgttgttgttgatgaaaATAGTTTGTAAGCAAGGTGAATAGTaatataagcaaaaaaaaaaaaacgaataagAATCATGCAGAACATACATTATAGGATATTAAACTGTTTCTAAActaaatgttaagaaatgtaatcTAATGCATCATTTTAAACACTCTCAGATCTTTCATAAAGACAGACCATTCCCATTTAGAGGGTAGCATATTAAACTCAAACTCCAACACaaaagtttttattaaaatattaacataatataaatgataaaaagaCAAGACAATTCAGTTTAAGTTAATAACCTTTTTATAAAGTATTCAAACACAAATGACAGCAACTGAACAGCacaataaaccattttttttactgcattcttTACACTTAATGCAGGCTTTTTGTTACAaatgttacaatttttttttctgtacagacTATAACTTCAGCTTATGTATACAGcatcaattgtttttaaatgactgGTGTCTTATATTATAAAGGTTGAAATCTAGTTTCTAAATTGCGGTTTCACACAGGACATTGCTAGGCCTAACATAACGACAGTGGAACTTGAGTGGTCTCTGAACCTCTTCTTTGTTGCTTGACAGCAGTGGTATGCTTCTGGCTCCACCATGGAACATTATGGATCTCCAAGCATGTTTACTTCCACTGGCCGCCCACTTTCCCTTTCGCCCCGCGGGACCCTTTGGTATTTTTTACCTTCTGGTGGTCACTGACTCGATTTCTCAGAACATGAATATCATATTTTTGTTTCTTCAACTTTTCTTGTTCATCAAACTTCTCCATATGCAGCTGGTACATCCACTGCCACAGCTCCTTAGCTTTCTCTATTAGTTTTTCTTTGCTTAGATGGTCGATATTGAGAGGTTTGCGTCGGTCGTTGAGgatctttttcttcttttccctCTCAGTTTGTTTCTTTCCGGTCCTCTTTTCCACTTTTTGCAGGTATCCCCCGAAGGACAGGTTGGAGAAAGCCTTCTTTTTCTTGGCATCTTCCTCGGCTTTCCTCCTGgcatcctcctcctccttcctgaCTCTCTCCTCCATCAGTCTTGCCTGGCGTTCCTTTTCCCGCTCTGTATGGATACGATGTTGTTCAGCTCTGTCTGATCGGCGGTTCTCGATTCTCATTTTCAGTGCTATcagttcctcctcctctttctgGCGGCTTTCAAAGTGAAGCTCGATCAATGACTGCAGCTCATTCAGATCCTTCCCCATTCGCTTCCTCTGAAAGCCATCAAAGTCCACTTTTTCACCATCAGGAAGCTTGGGTGGTGCAAGGTTAGGCAGAATCAGTTTTGGTTTGGGTTTTGAGCCCTCTTCAACTACTTTTACATGCTCCTCTTCCTCAGTTTCCTCCTCagcctcttcctcctcctctgctacctcttcctcctctccctccactGCCAGcaattcctcctcctcctcttcatcacaAATCTCTTCCCCCTCTTGCTCTTCGTACTCTTCCATCACCTCCTCTGTGTCAGACATACTCAGTACTATGTACCTTgagaagcaaaagaaaaaaatttaAAGGTTCCTTCAGCGTGTTGAGCGTGACAGCAATGTGAAACCTCACTCCACCTTCAGAATTTAAAGGGAACCCTTGAAACATGTGACAATGGTCTGAAACTCAATTTGGTGGGGAGTCTAACAGAGACAAGTGTCTCTATTTTTAACCGAGGGGCCAGATCCTACATCCAGCCCTGCCACCCCTCTTGACTCTCCCATAAAAGCCCATTCCTTTGTAAGGCCTGATAAGAGATTGCTATTTTGGAGCTGTTCTTAACAGATGCATGCACACTTGTGCAGTCTGTTCCTGACAAAACACAGGCATGTGTCAGCTCACACCAAGGCAAAGGAAAAAGATCAACATTGCTTTGTAGttctttgttttctttgcagTAAATGAGACAGGCCGCATAGATCTAAATGAGAAGTGCTGCTTATTTTAACTTTAGATATAATTACATGGCAAAatcatttatgattttattttccaTTAAGTACCAGTCCTCTTATgctattattatgttttattatgtaaAAACTATTCAACCATTAAATTAAAGATTAGAGCAAAGGCTGAACTTTTCTTACAAATCTCAGTAATCTGGGAAGTGAaattacatacattatatatttgtatCCAGTTTATGAAATAATTCATCATCATTCACAAAGCATATAGCATTGCCAAGCGTGTTAACATTCAGCTTAAGGAAGTGTATCCATGATTTTATGTCAGATAATTAGACACTATTAACTATTtcagtaactttacagaaagatgatgctttgttttattatgaAAAAGGAAATCAGCTTTGAATGCACTGTACATTTAAGATTaatggtctgctgttttgagtggtgTTTTTTCCTACACTACAATAACGTTGTACATTTTGAATGGAGTTATCATTCTTGGACGTGAATACATTTATGGAGTTTTGAAAGAGTTAATACTATCCTTGAGGGCTTAAATAGAAACATGTATAAATTCACAACATAAGATAATGAGTTTGTAGTTGCAGACATATACTGAAGCTAGTGGGTAAACATGCCCTTGAGGTCCTTGGACTGAAAGCAAGTTAGAAACTGTGAGATAACTAGGAGAACTGGATTGAGCGTACACTTTTTGAGATGGGGGAAGGGAATGATCATACAGTTTGGAAAGGGTGAGGAACAAACCCCAGAGTTAATGAGAAGTTTCTGATGGTACTAAGAATGTGTC
The sequence above is a segment of the Acipenser ruthenus chromosome 7, fAciRut3.2 maternal haplotype, whole genome shotgun sequence genome. Coding sequences within it:
- the LOC117416062 gene encoding troponin T, cardiac muscle isoforms-like; protein product: MSDTEEVMEEYEEQEGEEICDEEEEEELLAVEGEEEEVAEEEEEAEEETEEEEHVKVVEEGSKPKPKLILPNLAPPKLPDGEKVDFDGFQRKRMGKDLNELQSLIELHFESRQKEEEELIALKMRIENRRSDRAEQHRIHTEREKERQARLMEERVRKEEEDARRKAEEDAKKKKAFSNLSFGGYLQKVEKRTGKKQTEREKKKKILNDRRKPLNIDHLSKEKLIEKAKELWQWMYQLHMEKFDEQEKLKKQKYDIHVLRNRVSDHQKVKNTKGSRGAKGKVGGQWK